In Ostrea edulis chromosome 6, xbOstEdul1.1, whole genome shotgun sequence, a single window of DNA contains:
- the LOC125645992 gene encoding all trans-polyprenyl-diphosphate synthase PDSS1-like, with the protein MAVSSRLKINIRDILVLNRYLQKCLSTAENNRLTTLSDRRHRPWQVSSCKYKMMQKRGFSSDTLHTDTMTDINPFQQAKPEIDHICSNINKTFSTQTSELREMAQYYFDGQGKTFRPLIVLLMAKALNIHENNIDNISQSQKQVSMITEMIHTASLVHDDVIDNSCTRRGKQTVDNRWGQRKAILVGDYILSVSSILLAQLRNEEVVKILSQVIEDLVRGEFMQLGSKEEPNDRFNHYLKKTFKKTASLIANSCKAVAVLSNCSEEVTRVAFEYGRNIGMAFQLIDDLLDFTSHESIMGKPTAADLKLGLATAPVLYAAQEHRELNALIMRRFCHEGDVELARLLVAKSDGVYQTRLLAEAHSAAAIGLLDELKPSEARDALEQVASMVLSRNK; encoded by the exons ATGGCAGTTTCCAGCAGACTGAAGATAAACATAAGAGACATTTTAGTTTTAAATCGATATTTACAAAAGTGTTTATCAACTGCTGAAAACAACAGACTAACCACTTTATCAGACAGAAGACACAGACCGTGGCAG GTTTCTTCTTGCAAGTACAAAATGATGCAAAAACGAGGATTCTCCTCAGACACTCTGCACACAGACACCATGACAGACATCAACCCATTCCAGCAAGCCAAACCAGAGATTGACCacatatgtagcaatattaatAAG ACATTCAGCACACAAACGTCCGAACTGAGAGAAATGGCTCAATACTACTTTGATGGACAAGGCAAAACATTTCGTCCCCTGATAGTGTTACTAATGGCTAAAGCCCTTAACATACATGAAAACAACATAGATAA TATTTCACAGTCACAAAAGCAAGTTTCCATGATTACGGAGATGATCCACACTGCTAGTTTAGTACACGATGATGTGATAGACAACTCCTGCACGAGGCGGGGAAAACAAACAGTAGACAACAGATGGGGACAGAGAAAG GCTATATTGGTGGGAGACTACATTCTTTCTGTATCATCAATACTTCTGGCCCAGCTTCGAAATGAAGAAGTGGTCAAAATACTGTCTCAGGTCATCGAGGATTTGGTCAGGG GAGAATTCATGCAGCTAGGATCAAAGGAGGAACCTAATGATAGGTTCAATCATTACCTCAAGAAAACATTCAAGAAAACTGCCAGTCTTATAGCCAATAGTTGTAAAGCA GTTGCTGTTTTAAGTAACTGCAGTGAAGAAGTAACTCGGGTTGCTTTCGAATATGGACGTAATATAGGAATGGCCTTTCAG CTAATTGATGATCTATTAGACTTTACATCCCATGAGAGTATTATGGGAAAACCCACGGCAGCTGATCTCAAGCTTGGACTTGCCACTGCTCCAGTACTGTATGCAGCTCAG GAACACAGAGAACTGAATGCTTTGATAATGAGACGGTTTTGTCATGAAGGAGATGTAGAATTAGCCAGATTATTAGTCGCTAAG AGTGATGGTGTTTACCAAACCAGACTATTAGCAGAGGCACACAGTGCTGCAGCGATAGGCTTATTGGATGAACTAAAACCCTCTGAAGCCAGGGACGCGTTAGAACAAGTAGCCTCCATGGTGCTTAGCAGGAATAAATAA
- the LOC125645994 gene encoding serine hydrolase RBBP9-like, with the protein MKIAIIPGNGAGDVFHANWYGWAHKQINKLENVECDLRNMPDPITARESIWIPFMHDEMGCDENTIIIGHSSGAEAAMRFAERYKVLGIILVSACVTDLGDDNERASGYYDRPWDWTKIQSNTSFVVQFGSTDDPFISWEEQQAVADGLKSDLRKYLDKGHFMNSSFPELMSVVKDKLHK; encoded by the exons ATGAAGATTGCGATTATTCCAGGAAACGGTGCGGGTGATGTTTTTCATGCCAACTGGTACGGCTGGGCGCACAAACAAATTAATAAGTTAGAGAATGTCGAGTGTGATTTACGAAATATGCCAGACCCCATTACTGCAAGAGAGTCCATATGGATTCCATTCATGCACGACGAGATGGGATGTGACGAGAACACCATTATCATTGGCCACAGTTCTGGGGCAGAAGCAGCTATGAGATTTGCTGAACGATACAAAGTCTTGGGCATTATCTTAGTCTCAG CATGTGTCACAGACTTGGGAGATGACAATGAACGGGCAAGTGGATATTATGACAGGCCTTGGGACTGGACAAAGATTCAATCCAATACAAGCTTTGTTGTACAGTTTGGGTCCACCGATGATCCCTTTATCTCCTGGGAGGAGCAGCAGGCTGTCGCAGATGGACTGAAATCTGACCTCAGAAAATATCTCGATAAAGGTCACTTCATGAATAGTTCATTTCCTGAACTAATGAGTGTTGTCAAAGACAAACTTCATAAATAA